A genomic region of Candidatus Pseudomonas phytovorans contains the following coding sequences:
- a CDS encoding aspartate aminotransferase family protein codes for MSTASSLAQVAPASVPQPLYEFTDSPLLQRQQQQESNARSYPRRIPLALKRARGIYVEDVEGRQFIDCLAGAGTLALGHNHPVVIEAIQRVLADELPLHTLDLTTPVKDRFVQDLFGILPEAFRREAKVQFCGPTGTDAVEAALKLVRGATGRSTVLAFHGAYHGMSQGALSLMGSNGPKQPLGALLSSGVQFMPYPYDYRCPFGLGGEAGVKANLHYLENLLLDPESGVPLPAAVILEVVQGEGGVIPADIEWLKGVRRITEQAGVALIIDEIQSGFARTGRMFAFEHAGIVPDVVTLSKAIGGSLPLAVVVYRDWLDTWKPGAHAGTFRGNQMAMAAGSAVINYLVDHRLGEHAEAMGQRLRQHLLQLQRDYPQLGDVRGRGLMLGVELVDPQGKLDALGHPVANRELAAKVQRECLKRGLILELGGRHGAVVRFLPPLIISGEQVDEVAQRFAEALIAAV; via the coding sequence ATGTCCACCGCTTCCAGCCTTGCCCAGGTCGCCCCGGCCAGCGTGCCGCAACCCTTGTACGAATTCACCGACTCCCCTTTGCTGCAACGCCAGCAACAGCAGGAGTCCAACGCCCGCAGCTACCCACGTCGTATCCCGCTGGCACTCAAGCGTGCCCGGGGTATCTATGTGGAAGACGTCGAGGGCCGCCAGTTCATCGACTGCCTGGCCGGGGCTGGCACCCTGGCCCTGGGCCATAACCACCCGGTGGTGATCGAGGCGATCCAGCGTGTGCTGGCTGACGAGCTGCCACTGCACACCCTGGACCTGACCACCCCGGTCAAGGACCGCTTCGTCCAGGACCTGTTCGGCATCCTGCCCGAAGCGTTTCGCCGCGAGGCCAAGGTGCAGTTCTGCGGCCCGACCGGCACCGATGCCGTGGAAGCAGCGCTCAAGCTGGTGCGTGGCGCCACCGGGCGCAGCACCGTGCTGGCGTTCCATGGCGCTTATCACGGCATGAGCCAGGGCGCGTTGAGCCTGATGGGCAGCAACGGCCCCAAGCAGCCGCTGGGTGCGCTGCTGAGCAGTGGCGTGCAGTTCATGCCGTATCCCTATGATTACCGCTGCCCATTCGGCCTGGGCGGCGAAGCCGGGGTCAAGGCCAACCTCCATTACCTGGAAAACCTGCTGCTCGACCCGGAAAGCGGGGTGCCCTTGCCGGCGGCGGTCATCCTTGAGGTGGTGCAAGGTGAGGGCGGGGTCATCCCGGCCGATATCGAATGGTTGAAGGGTGTGCGCCGGATCACTGAGCAGGCCGGCGTGGCGCTGATAATCGATGAGATCCAGAGCGGCTTTGCCCGCACCGGGCGCATGTTCGCCTTCGAGCATGCCGGCATCGTGCCGGACGTGGTCACGTTGTCCAAGGCCATTGGCGGCAGCCTGCCGCTGGCGGTGGTGGTGTATCGCGACTGGCTGGATACCTGGAAGCCAGGCGCGCATGCCGGCACCTTCCGTGGCAACCAGATGGCCATGGCGGCGGGCTCGGCGGTGATCAACTACCTGGTCGATCACCGCCTGGGTGAGCATGCCGAGGCTATGGGACAGCGCTTGCGTCAGCATCTGCTGCAGCTGCAGCGCGATTACCCGCAGCTGGGTGATGTGCGCGGGCGTGGCCTGATGCTTGGGGTTGAGCTGGTGGACCCGCAGGGCAAGCTGGATGCCTTGGGCCACCCGGTAGCCAACCGTGAGCTGGCGGCCAAGGTGCAGCGTGAGTGCCTCAAGCGCGGGCTGATCCTTGAGCTCGGCGGGCGGCATGGTGCTGTGGTGCGTTTCCTGCCGCCGTTGATCATCAGCGGCGAGCAGGTCGATGAAGTGGCACAGCGTTTTGCCGAGGCGTTGATCGCGGCAGTCTGA
- a CDS encoding ATP-binding protein, which translates to MSLRVRLSLILGSAFVIIWALAAAWMLRDLRQQMMFSLDQRLVASARMVAGLIDQLPQPLTAKGEEAHFSADQFSVPDGMACQVSSLRGEILASNHKHDGTMDDERSGFRDQTIDGALWRSFTYNHGDVRITTADRHMEREALNQSILLAASAPVLMALLGSLGLLWIGLGKGLEPLNRMRDALRRRRADSVEPLQVAGMPSELQPLLETQNQLFLRIAQTIERERRLTDDAAHELRSPLTAIKTHLQVARMTDGAVREQALEHAEQGTDRMHRTLEQLLMLARVEGSLSFEDGVQCSAEQVARQAVQDAGGGDNRRIVLRLPEEATQIYLGMPAPLAVAALRNLLDNALRHGGEAAVELEVQMADGQVGFMVRDHGPGIAEGDLEHLTERFWRNGHSGGCGLGLAIVQAIVQRCAGSLRFDSRSDGLRVLLQVPARSAS; encoded by the coding sequence ATGAGCCTGCGGGTACGCCTGAGCCTGATTCTGGGCAGCGCCTTCGTGATCATCTGGGCGCTGGCCGCGGCGTGGATGCTGCGGGACTTGCGCCAGCAGATGATGTTTTCCCTCGACCAGCGCCTGGTGGCGTCGGCGCGCATGGTCGCCGGCCTGATCGACCAGCTGCCGCAACCGTTGACCGCCAAGGGCGAAGAGGCGCACTTTTCCGCCGACCAGTTCAGTGTGCCGGACGGCATGGCCTGCCAGGTCAGCTCGCTGCGTGGCGAGATCCTTGCCAGCAATCACAAGCACGATGGCACGATGGACGACGAGCGCAGCGGCTTCCGTGACCAGACCATCGACGGCGCATTGTGGCGCTCCTTCACCTATAACCACGGCGATGTGCGCATCACCACGGCCGACCGGCACATGGAGCGCGAGGCGCTGAACCAGTCGATCCTGCTGGCGGCTTCGGCACCCGTGTTGATGGCCTTGCTCGGCAGCTTGGGGCTGTTGTGGATCGGCCTGGGCAAGGGCCTGGAGCCGCTCAACCGCATGCGCGACGCCTTGCGCCGCAGGCGCGCGGACAGTGTCGAGCCGTTGCAGGTGGCGGGCATGCCCAGCGAGTTGCAGCCCTTGCTGGAGACCCAGAACCAGCTGTTCCTGCGGATTGCCCAGACCATCGAGCGCGAGCGGCGCCTGACCGACGATGCCGCGCACGAACTGCGCAGTCCGCTGACCGCAATCAAGACCCACCTGCAGGTCGCACGCATGACCGATGGCGCGGTGCGCGAGCAGGCGCTGGAGCATGCCGAGCAGGGTACCGACCGCATGCACCGCACGCTGGAGCAGTTGCTGATGCTGGCGCGGGTGGAAGGCAGCCTGTCGTTCGAGGATGGCGTGCAGTGCAGCGCGGAGCAGGTGGCCCGCCAAGCCGTGCAGGACGCTGGTGGGGGTGATAACCGGCGCATCGTCTTGCGTTTGCCCGAGGAGGCCACGCAGATTTACCTGGGCATGCCCGCACCGTTGGCAGTGGCAGCGCTGCGCAACTTGCTGGATAACGCCCTGCGCCATGGCGGCGAAGCGGCCGTTGAGCTGGAAGTACAGATGGCCGACGGCCAGGTGGGGTTCATGGTGCGTGACCATGGACCGGGGATTGCCGAAGGCGACCTTGAGCACCTGACCGAGCGTTTCTGGCGTAATGGGCACAGTGGTGGCTGTGGGTTGGGGTTGGCGATTGTGCAGGCAATCGTGCAGCGCTGTGCCGGTAGCCTGAGGTTCGACAGCCGCAGTGATGGGCTGCGGGTGCTGTTGCAGGTGCCGGCGCGCTCGGCCAGTTGA
- a CDS encoding siderophore-interacting protein — MLSTLANNLRKRVTQALTGKQPSYRLFDVQLKQRIALSPSLTRLVFTGPDVDEMTTLAPDQRIKLLFPAADGSLPNLSNDLHWKAAHSALPPAQRPPMRTYTIRALRREALEVDVDFVLHGVNSPASAWATHAQVGDGLQMVAPNLAYEGDPGGYEWKPPQGMRNVLLVGDETALPAIAGILEQLADNQPGLTVQAFIEVPLEADCLPMRHGSATHLHWLPRELLNCKQGEAMQHAVRELASLPQGQATRRVKLEDVDIDTRILWEQASSADSAFHAWVAGESATVMDIRRYLIKERGLPRECLTLMGYWRAGRTFD, encoded by the coding sequence ATGCTCTCCACCCTGGCCAACAACCTGCGCAAGCGGGTCACTCAAGCGCTCACCGGCAAACAGCCCAGCTATCGGCTCTTCGATGTACAACTGAAGCAGCGGATCGCGCTCAGCCCTTCACTCACGCGACTGGTATTCACCGGCCCGGATGTCGATGAAATGACCACCTTGGCGCCAGACCAACGGATCAAGCTACTGTTTCCCGCAGCCGATGGTTCACTGCCCAACCTGAGCAACGACCTGCACTGGAAGGCCGCACACAGCGCCTTGCCGCCAGCCCAACGCCCGCCGATGCGCACCTACACCATCCGCGCCCTACGCCGCGAGGCGCTGGAGGTGGATGTCGATTTCGTGCTGCACGGGGTCAACAGCCCCGCCTCGGCTTGGGCCACCCACGCGCAGGTGGGCGACGGCTTGCAGATGGTAGCCCCCAACCTGGCCTATGAAGGCGACCCCGGGGGCTATGAATGGAAGCCGCCGCAAGGCATGCGCAACGTACTGCTGGTCGGTGACGAAACGGCGCTGCCGGCGATTGCCGGCATTCTTGAGCAACTGGCCGATAACCAGCCCGGGTTGACGGTGCAGGCGTTCATCGAGGTGCCGCTGGAGGCTGACTGCCTGCCCATGCGCCACGGCAGCGCTACCCACCTTCACTGGCTGCCGCGCGAATTGCTCAATTGCAAACAGGGTGAGGCCATGCAGCATGCGGTGCGCGAACTGGCCAGCCTGCCACAGGGGCAAGCCACGCGGCGGGTAAAGCTGGAAGACGTGGATATTGACACGCGGATACTGTGGGAGCAGGCCAGCAGCGCCGACAGTGCGTTTCATGCCTGGGTGGCGGGGGAATCGGCCACGGTGATGGATATTCGCCGCTACCTGATAAAGGAGCGCGGCTTGCCGCGCGAGTGCCTGACCTTGATGGGCTATTGGCGGGCTGGCCGGACCTTCGATTGA